One genomic region from Fictibacillus marinisediminis encodes:
- a CDS encoding ABC transporter permease: MFSYTIRRIGLLIPVLLGMTFIVFMMIRAIPGNPAQLILGQQASKQAIATLTKQLGLDQPWYSQFVHYLTGLFQGDLGMSLKSRTPISEELWPYLAATIELSLVAILIAVVVGVNAGIISAWFQNSWFDYGVMLIALIGVSMPIFWLGLMEQYFVSIKWDLLPTTGRDNIRMPVEAITHLYLLDTLLEGRFDQFIEVVKHLILPGIALGTIPMAIIARMTRSSMLEVMRSDYIRTAKAKGLKMFWVVYKHSLKNAMIPVVTVIGLQTGLLLGGAILTETIFGWPGVGTYIYDAIQSRDYPVIQSGILVVATLFVLINLFVDILYAAIDPRIKY; the protein is encoded by the coding sequence ATGTTTTCTTATACCATTAGAAGGATTGGTTTGCTTATCCCGGTGCTTCTCGGGATGACGTTTATTGTATTTATGATGATCAGGGCAATTCCGGGGAATCCTGCTCAATTGATACTTGGCCAGCAGGCTTCAAAGCAGGCTATCGCAACATTAACAAAGCAATTGGGACTGGATCAGCCCTGGTACTCCCAGTTTGTTCATTATTTAACCGGTCTTTTTCAAGGTGATCTTGGAATGTCGCTGAAATCAAGAACACCGATCAGTGAGGAACTCTGGCCGTACCTTGCGGCTACAATCGAACTTTCACTGGTTGCAATTCTGATTGCAGTGGTCGTTGGAGTCAATGCAGGCATTATCTCTGCCTGGTTCCAAAATTCCTGGTTCGATTATGGGGTTATGCTTATTGCATTGATCGGAGTATCCATGCCTATTTTCTGGCTGGGATTGATGGAACAATATTTTGTCTCCATCAAATGGGACTTGCTGCCGACAACAGGCAGGGACAATATCAGGATGCCGGTAGAGGCCATCACACATCTGTATTTGCTTGACACATTACTGGAGGGCAGGTTTGATCAGTTTATTGAAGTCGTTAAGCATTTAATCCTTCCGGGAATTGCACTTGGCACGATTCCAATGGCAATCATCGCAAGGATGACAAGATCAAGCATGCTTGAAGTTATGCGATCGGATTATATCCGCACAGCAAAGGCAAAAGGGTTAAAGATGTTCTGGGTAGTGTACAAGCATTCATTGAAAAATGCCATGATTCCTGTAGTCACGGTAATCGGTCTGCAGACAGGATTGCTTCTCGGTGGTGCCATTCTGACAGAGACCATTTTTGGATGGCCAGGGGTTGGCACATATATTTATGATGCCATTCAATCGCGTGATTATCCCGTTATCCAATCTGGAATTCTGGTAGTGGCCACACTGTTTGTACTTATTAATCTGTTTGTTGATATTTTGTATGCGGCCATTGATCCGCGCATCAAATACTGA
- the ntdP gene encoding nucleoside tri-diphosphate phosphatase, which produces MSFPTPGSIIDIQSYKHNGSLHRTWEDTVILKGSSSVVIAGNDRILVTESDGRQWRTREPAICYFNSKQWFNVIGMIRQDGFYYYCNLGTPYIWDNEALKYIDYDLDIKVFPDMSYILLDEDEYSLHRQMMKYPHELDYIIKKNLNELISMINQRKGPFEPGFIEQWYERYLEFR; this is translated from the coding sequence ATGAGTTTTCCCACACCCGGAAGTATTATTGATATACAAAGCTATAAACATAACGGATCACTCCATCGCACCTGGGAAGATACGGTTATCCTCAAGGGGAGTTCGTCTGTAGTTATAGCAGGAAATGATCGTATTCTTGTAACGGAATCAGATGGCAGGCAGTGGCGGACGAGAGAGCCGGCGATTTGCTATTTCAATTCCAAGCAATGGTTTAATGTAATCGGCATGATCCGGCAGGACGGTTTTTATTATTATTGTAACCTGGGGACACCCTATATATGGGATAATGAGGCACTTAAATATATCGATTATGACCTGGATATTAAGGTTTTTCCCGACATGTCCTATATTCTATTAGATGAAGATGAATACAGCTTGCACAGGCAAATGATGAAATATCCCCATGAACTCGATTACATTATTAAAAAGAATTTAAATGAATTAATTTCCATGATCAATCAGAGAAAAGGCCCATTCGAACCAGGCTTTATAGAGCAATGGTACGAAAGGTATTTGGAGTTTAGATAA
- a CDS encoding FUSC family protein → MKLGARMIKTGLAITMAIYLAMFFNLSTPVFAAIAATFAIQPSIYRSYQTIIEQAQGNIIGAFFAIVSVLLLGNSPFVIGFVVVIVIAVNLKMKNEKTIPLAIVTVIVIMESQTPNFISFAMGRFLLIMLGVVSAFLVNLIFMPPKHETKLYFSISNLTDDIIKWIRMIIRHASDYSAIKDDIGTMKENSFKMDQLYLLYKEDRTYFKNNQFTKGRKLVLYRQMIFTTKKSLELLRSLHRHENEMLCMPEDLQHLITEQLDCLTNYHEQIHLKYTGKIRSQHSVGMLDELCENKSSLMQSFMSYYTTPQNDQWMQLFPVFALIIDYSDQLEHLNRLVESFKNHHTDDNELTIKEQKID, encoded by the coding sequence ATGAAACTTGGAGCCCGAATGATAAAAACGGGATTAGCCATTACCATGGCCATTTATTTAGCCATGTTTTTTAACCTGAGTACACCTGTCTTTGCTGCAATCGCAGCCACATTTGCGATTCAGCCATCGATCTACAGGTCCTATCAAACCATTATTGAGCAGGCTCAGGGTAATATAATCGGCGCATTCTTTGCCATCGTCTCGGTCCTTTTGCTGGGCAACAGCCCATTTGTCATCGGATTTGTCGTCGTTATTGTCATCGCTGTAAACTTAAAGATGAAGAATGAAAAGACCATTCCCCTTGCCATCGTGACGGTTATAGTCATTATGGAAAGCCAGACACCTAATTTTATATCGTTTGCGATGGGCCGTTTTCTATTGATCATGCTGGGCGTCGTATCAGCTTTTCTTGTCAATTTGATTTTTATGCCGCCAAAACATGAAACAAAACTTTATTTCAGTATCTCTAATCTGACAGACGACATCATCAAATGGATCCGTATGATTATCCGGCATGCCTCTGATTATTCCGCCATCAAGGATGACATAGGGACAATGAAAGAAAACAGCTTTAAAATGGACCAGCTCTATCTCTTATACAAAGAAGACCGCACTTATTTTAAAAACAATCAATTTACCAAAGGCCGTAAGCTTGTTCTCTACCGGCAAATGATTTTTACGACTAAAAAATCTCTCGAACTGCTAAGAAGTCTTCACCGCCATGAGAATGAAATGCTCTGCATGCCTGAAGATCTTCAACATCTGATCACAGAACAGCTTGACTGTCTGACCAATTACCATGAACAGATCCATTTGAAATACACTGGTAAAATCCGTTCACAGCATTCTGTTGGCATGCTTGATGAGCTATGTGAGAATAAAAGTTCTTTAATGCAGTCGTTCATGAGCTATTATACAACTCCCCAAAATGATCAATGGATGCAGCTGTTTCCTGTTTTCGCCTTAATAATCGATTACAGTGATCAATTGGAGCATTTGAATCGGCTCGTTGAGAGCTTCAAAAATCATCACACCGATGACAATGAGCTAACAATTAAAGAACAGAAAATAGATTAG
- a CDS encoding ABC transporter ATP-binding protein, with protein MDSIRRYLGFVKPYKKQIGWTIVIGILKFGIPLLIPLILKYVVDTIINGHGLTSSDRLSKLLWLMGGSFFIFGVLRPPIEYYRQYYAQWVGSKILYDIRDKLYGHIQRLSLRFYSNNKSGEIISRVINDVEQTKDFVITGLMNVWLDMFTIVIAIVIMATMDGWLTVVALAMLPFYGLSVKYFYTRLRGLTKQRSQALAEVQGHLHERVQGMSVIRSFALEDYEQVQFDKRNSHFLNKAMDQTTWNAKTFAVVNTITDIAPLLVIGFAAYRAIGGHISVGEVVAFAGYMDRLYNPLRRLVNSSTTLTQSLASMDRVFEFMDEEYDIKDQPKARELTDVKGELSFNEVYFRYNEGEPHVLKGIDLRVEQGQTIALVGMSGGGKSSLVSLIPRFYDVSKGSILLDGEDIRSFKVRSLRDKIGMVLQDNILFSESVKANILMGNPEASDEEVAAAAKAANAHEFIINLPQGYDTKIGERGVKLSGGQKQRVAIARVFLKNPPILILDEATSALDLESEHLIQESLEKLAKERTTFIVAHRLATITHADRIVVVDNGEIAESGTHYELMKKRGVYYNLFTVQQLGD; from the coding sequence TTGGATAGTATCAGAAGGTATTTGGGCTTTGTAAAGCCCTACAAAAAACAAATTGGATGGACCATTGTAATTGGAATATTAAAGTTTGGTATTCCATTGCTCATCCCGCTTATTTTAAAATATGTGGTCGATACGATTATAAATGGACATGGTTTGACGAGCAGTGATAGACTCAGCAAGCTGCTTTGGCTGATGGGAGGTTCCTTCTTTATTTTCGGTGTGCTTCGTCCGCCGATCGAATATTATCGGCAGTATTACGCACAATGGGTCGGAAGCAAAATCCTATATGATATCAGGGATAAGCTTTATGGACATATTCAGCGGCTCTCCTTACGTTTTTATTCCAATAACAAGTCGGGTGAAATCATATCGAGGGTAATCAATGACGTTGAGCAAACGAAGGATTTTGTCATCACGGGCTTAATGAATGTCTGGCTTGATATGTTTACGATTGTGATTGCGATTGTGATTATGGCAACGATGGATGGATGGCTGACGGTTGTCGCATTGGCGATGCTGCCGTTTTACGGCCTCTCCGTTAAATATTTTTATACAAGGCTAAGAGGTCTGACGAAACAGCGTTCGCAGGCGCTCGCGGAAGTGCAGGGGCATCTGCATGAACGAGTCCAGGGGATGTCAGTCATCAGAAGCTTTGCTCTTGAGGACTATGAGCAAGTTCAGTTTGATAAAAGAAACTCCCATTTTCTGAACAAAGCGATGGATCAGACAACGTGGAACGCCAAAACGTTTGCGGTTGTAAATACGATTACAGATATCGCACCGCTTCTAGTTATCGGTTTTGCGGCATATAGGGCGATTGGAGGCCATATATCTGTAGGAGAAGTGGTCGCATTTGCCGGCTATATGGACCGGCTGTATAACCCGCTCAGAAGGCTGGTTAATTCATCGACAACCCTTACACAGTCACTCGCGTCCATGGACAGGGTCTTCGAATTTATGGATGAGGAATATGATATTAAAGATCAGCCGAAAGCCAGGGAACTTACGGATGTAAAAGGAGAGCTGTCGTTTAACGAAGTGTATTTCCGGTACAATGAGGGTGAACCGCACGTTCTAAAAGGAATCGATCTTAGAGTAGAACAAGGGCAGACGATCGCCCTCGTAGGGATGAGCGGTGGCGGGAAATCCTCGCTTGTCAGCCTTATCCCCAGGTTTTATGACGTGTCGAAGGGCAGCATCCTGCTCGATGGGGAAGATATCCGGAGTTTCAAAGTGCGTTCGCTCAGGGATAAGATTGGCATGGTCCTTCAAGATAACATTTTGTTCAGTGAATCGGTTAAGGCCAATATCCTGATGGGAAATCCAGAAGCATCTGATGAGGAAGTTGCTGCAGCTGCAAAAGCAGCAAATGCGCATGAGTTCATTATAAATCTGCCACAAGGATATGATACGAAAATTGGTGAACGGGGAGTCAAACTTTCAGGAGGGCAAAAACAGCGGGTTGCCATCGCTAGGGTCTTCCTGAAGAATCCGCCGATTTTAATCCTTGATGAAGCGACTTCCGCCCTTGATTTAGAAAGTGAGCACCTCATTCAAGAATCGCTTGAAAAGCTTGCAAAAGAGCGTACGACCTTTATCGTTGCACACCGCCTTGCAACCATCACTCACGCAGACCGTATAGTAGTTGTCGATAACGGTGAGATTGCTGAAAGCGGGACCCATTATGAGTTAATGAAAAAAAGAGGAGTGTACTATAACCTGTTTACGGTTCAGCAGCTTGGCGATTGA
- a CDS encoding ABC transporter permease produces MAELARTTPPLTNPPTVEQGDDKVISPWKDAWRSFKKNKLAMVGLGIVIFFILIAILATVLAPYSFSDQHLADKHLAPSGEHWFGTDEFGRDIFSRVLYGARISLWVGFVSVAGSVIVGSALGIIAGYYGKFIDGIISRIFDILLAFPSILLAIAVVSVLGPSLRNALIAIAIINVPIFGRLVRSRVLSVKEEEYITAAKAIGMKDSRILIHHVLPNSMAPIIVQGTLAIATAIIEAAALGFLGLGAQPPTPEWGKMLADSRDFIIQAPWTVIFPGIAIMLTVLGFNLMGDGLRDALDPRMKN; encoded by the coding sequence ATGGCTGAATTAGCAAGAACAACACCACCGTTAACAAACCCGCCGACAGTGGAACAAGGTGACGACAAAGTCATCTCTCCCTGGAAGGATGCGTGGCGTTCATTCAAGAAAAATAAATTAGCGATGGTCGGACTGGGAATTGTTATTTTCTTTATTTTAATCGCTATTCTGGCTACTGTTTTGGCGCCTTATAGCTTTTCGGATCAGCATCTAGCAGACAAGCATCTGGCGCCTTCGGGAGAGCATTGGTTTGGAACAGATGAATTCGGACGGGATATCTTCAGCAGAGTTTTATACGGGGCACGGATATCATTATGGGTTGGCTTCGTCTCTGTAGCCGGATCAGTCATTGTAGGATCGGCCCTTGGAATCATCGCAGGCTATTATGGAAAATTCATTGATGGCATCATTTCAAGGATCTTTGATATCCTGCTGGCGTTTCCGAGTATTCTTCTCGCTATTGCGGTCGTTTCTGTATTGGGGCCATCTTTAAGAAATGCGCTTATCGCTATTGCCATCATTAATGTGCCGATATTTGGACGTCTTGTACGTTCGAGGGTTCTGAGTGTAAAAGAAGAAGAGTATATCACAGCGGCTAAGGCGATTGGTATGAAGGATTCCAGAATTTTGATACACCATGTGCTTCCAAACAGCATGGCGCCTATCATTGTGCAAGGGACCTTGGCCATCGCAACAGCTATCATTGAGGCAGCTGCCTTAGGGTTTTTAGGACTTGGGGCACAGCCTCCAACTCCTGAGTGGGGAAAAATGCTCGCGGATTCCAGGGACTTTATCATCCAGGCGCCGTGGACCGTTATCTTCCCGGGTATAGCGATCATGCTTACGGTTTTGGGCTTTAACCTGATGGGTGACGGCCTTCGTGACGCGCTTGATCCAAGAATGAAAAACTAA
- a CDS encoding ABC transporter ATP-binding protein, translated as MVNSPVLEVKGLRTSFQTDDGEVSVVNHIDFQINSGEVLGIVGESGCGKSVTSLSVMGLVPTPAGKVEGDILFKGENLTSASEKRMRQIRGNEIAMIFQEPMTSLNPVFTIGSQLIEALQIHKKWPKKKAKAHAVEMLKMVGLPRAEELMKDFPHQLSGGMRQRVMIAMAMICSPKLLIADEPTTALDVTIQAQILELMKKLNDETDTAIMMITHDLGVVAEMCQRVVVMYAGRVVEEADVKTIFTSPKHPYTVGLIQSVPDMRDKKERLYSIPGNVPKPGSVKAGCQFAPRCAHAYERCQSETPALETLEGGQKVRCWLYEDQKGVDIVDRTIS; from the coding sequence ATAGTGAACAGTCCAGTCTTGGAAGTAAAAGGATTAAGGACTTCTTTTCAGACAGATGATGGGGAAGTTTCGGTTGTCAATCACATCGATTTCCAAATCAATTCCGGTGAAGTACTTGGAATTGTAGGAGAATCGGGATGCGGCAAAAGTGTTACTTCATTATCAGTCATGGGACTCGTTCCAACACCTGCGGGGAAAGTTGAAGGAGATATTTTGTTTAAAGGGGAAAATCTTACTTCAGCATCTGAGAAAAGGATGCGCCAGATTCGCGGGAATGAGATAGCAATGATTTTTCAGGAGCCGATGACCAGTCTAAATCCGGTATTTACTATCGGCAGCCAGCTGATCGAGGCTTTGCAAATACATAAAAAATGGCCAAAAAAGAAGGCAAAGGCACATGCTGTTGAAATGCTTAAAATGGTTGGGCTTCCACGGGCGGAAGAACTGATGAAGGACTTTCCCCACCAGCTGTCAGGGGGAATGCGCCAGCGTGTCATGATCGCAATGGCCATGATCTGTTCTCCGAAACTGTTGATCGCAGACGAACCGACCACCGCGCTAGACGTGACAATTCAGGCTCAGATTCTTGAGCTTATGAAGAAATTAAACGATGAGACCGACACAGCCATCATGATGATCACCCATGATTTGGGCGTAGTAGCTGAAATGTGCCAGCGCGTTGTCGTTATGTATGCAGGTAGAGTCGTTGAAGAGGCAGATGTAAAAACGATTTTCACTAGTCCAAAACATCCATATACGGTTGGCCTGATTCAATCTGTTCCTGATATGAGGGATAAAAAAGAACGTCTTTATTCCATACCAGGAAATGTTCCAAAACCCGGATCTGTGAAAGCGGGGTGCCAGTTTGCTCCGAGATGCGCCCATGCCTATGAGCGCTGCCAGAGCGAAACACCAGCGCTTGAAACCCTTGAAGGCGGCCAAAAAGTAAGATGCTGGCTGTATGAGGATCAGAAAGGGGTAGACATCGTTGACCGAACCATTAGTTAA
- a CDS encoding ABC transporter substrate-binding protein, whose protein sequence is MKRSLLTALALILVLSLGLAGCKSSSESTGGKGSSSGGGVMIYGRGGDAVGLDPAHETDGESFIVTEQVMETLTGYKKENTDVVPELAKSWKISDGGKKYTFTLEKGVKFQDGTDFNADAVVKNFDRWMNGDAAKFPYYASMFGGYKKDPGHVIKEVKAIDDTTVEFTLKRPQAPFLKNLAMSPFAISSPAAIDKYGDKYGEHPVGTGPFKFKEWKRGDTISVVKNDKYWKKGLPKLDGVTFKVIKDNSSRLNALTKGEVDLIDGVNPSDLDKIKADNKLQIFERPSMNVAYFGFNVEKAPFNKKEVRQAISHLVNKDELIKNFYNGTAEPAATPLPSSIAGQNKDIQDYGYDEAKAKELLKKAGYEKGFKMDLWAMPVSRPYMPNGQKIAEAIQANLAKVGIKANIVTFEWGTYLEKLRKGEAPAFLIGWTGDNGDADNFLYALLDKDTIDSNNYSRYKSEPVHKLLIEAQSTADEGKREELYKKAQEIIHEDAPWVPLVHAKPQLAGTNSIKGFYPHPKGSQSFVDVSMK, encoded by the coding sequence ATGAAGAGAAGTTTATTGACAGCTCTTGCATTAATCCTGGTCCTGTCTTTAGGACTGGCTGGCTGTAAATCCTCAAGCGAAAGCACCGGCGGAAAAGGAAGTTCCAGCGGTGGCGGCGTCATGATCTACGGACGCGGCGGTGATGCAGTAGGGCTGGATCCTGCACATGAAACAGACGGTGAATCTTTCATCGTTACTGAGCAAGTGATGGAAACACTAACTGGATACAAAAAAGAAAATACAGATGTTGTTCCTGAACTTGCGAAGAGCTGGAAGATTTCAGATGGAGGAAAAAAGTACACATTTACGTTGGAAAAAGGCGTTAAGTTCCAAGATGGAACTGACTTCAACGCTGATGCGGTTGTTAAGAACTTTGACCGCTGGATGAACGGTGATGCTGCTAAATTCCCTTATTACGCATCCATGTTCGGTGGATATAAAAAGGATCCTGGCCACGTCATTAAAGAAGTTAAAGCTATTGATGACACTACAGTTGAATTTACATTGAAACGCCCACAAGCTCCATTCCTTAAAAACCTTGCGATGAGCCCGTTTGCCATTTCCAGCCCGGCTGCGATTGACAAATACGGCGACAAATATGGCGAGCATCCTGTAGGAACAGGACCGTTCAAGTTTAAAGAGTGGAAACGCGGGGATACCATTTCAGTTGTGAAAAACGATAAATATTGGAAAAAAGGGCTTCCAAAACTTGATGGGGTAACCTTCAAAGTCATCAAAGATAACTCTTCACGCTTAAATGCACTTACAAAAGGCGAAGTTGACTTGATTGACGGAGTAAACCCGAGTGATCTTGATAAGATCAAAGCAGATAACAAGCTTCAAATTTTTGAGCGTCCTTCTATGAACGTTGCTTACTTTGGCTTCAATGTTGAAAAAGCTCCGTTTAACAAAAAAGAAGTCCGCCAGGCGATCAGCCACTTAGTAAACAAAGACGAACTGATCAAAAACTTCTACAACGGAACAGCTGAACCGGCTGCTACGCCGCTTCCATCTTCCATTGCAGGACAAAACAAGGATATCCAGGATTATGGATATGACGAAGCAAAAGCAAAAGAACTTTTGAAAAAAGCTGGATACGAAAAAGGCTTCAAAATGGACCTTTGGGCGATGCCGGTATCACGTCCTTATATGCCAAACGGACAAAAGATTGCTGAAGCGATCCAGGCAAACCTTGCCAAGGTTGGAATTAAAGCAAACATCGTTACATTTGAGTGGGGTACGTACCTTGAAAAACTCCGTAAAGGTGAAGCACCTGCCTTCTTGATTGGATGGACAGGGGATAACGGAGACGCAGATAACTTCCTATACGCTCTTCTTGATAAAGACACGATCGATTCTAACAACTATTCACGCTATAAGAGTGAGCCAGTTCATAAGCTATTGATTGAAGCGCAATCAACAGCAGATGAAGGAAAACGTGAAGAGCTTTACAAAAAAGCACAGGAGATCATCCATGAAGATGCTCCATGGGTACCTCTAGTGCATGCTAAGCCACAGCTTGCAGGTACGAATTCAATTAAAGGATTCTACCCGCATCCAAAAGGGTCTCAGTCATTTGTTGATGTTTCCATGAAGTAA